A region of uncultured Anaeromusa sp. DNA encodes the following proteins:
- the rplJ gene encoding 50S ribosomal protein L10, with product MAITAAKQAIVAELKEKLTGAKGAVLVNYRGLTVAQDTKLRRQLREAGVDYRVVKNTMTRIAAQEAGLEGLDVYLEGPTAMAISTTDPVAPAKIITDFVKEHKLQVLEVKAGLVEGNVIDENGVKALASLPSREVLIAKMLGSMQSPITGLVNVLQGNIRNLVYALDAVRQQKESA from the coding sequence ATGGCCATAACCGCTGCAAAACAGGCAATAGTAGCAGAACTGAAAGAAAAACTGACCGGTGCCAAAGGCGCTGTATTAGTAAACTATCGTGGTCTGACTGTTGCTCAAGACACTAAATTGCGCCGTCAACTGCGCGAAGCTGGCGTGGACTACCGTGTTGTTAAAAACACGATGACTCGCATTGCTGCTCAGGAAGCAGGCCTGGAAGGGTTGGACGTCTATCTGGAAGGTCCGACCGCCATGGCGATTTCCACAACCGATCCTGTAGCTCCTGCTAAAATCATTACTGATTTTGTCAAAGAGCATAAACTGCAGGTATTGGAAGTCAAAGCGGGCTTGGTAGAAGGTAATGTCATCGATGAAAACGGTGTCAAAGCTCTTGCCAGCTTGCCGTCCCGGGAGGTCCTTATTGCCAAGATGCTCGGCAGCATGCAGTCCCCGATTACGGGCCTGGTCAACGTGCTCCAAGGAAACATCCGCAATTTGGTCTATGCATTGGATGCAGTTCGCCAACAAAAAGAGTCGGCGTAA
- the brxF gene encoding BREX-3 system P-loop-containing protein BrxF, whose translation MAIVQQIVECVHDAAKTTDKMVLLIGAPGSGKSKILRELASMRGWKYVEGKEILPREWRPTAHVSRQAEAARAVTKALAALEAEVVLLDNMRNFFAAELELQPVELLRTISKKQVLLVAWPGEYQEGVISHLRGATGERLEYPLTDITVIQID comes from the coding sequence ATGGCCATTGTACAACAAATTGTGGAATGTGTTCATGATGCGGCTAAAACCACGGATAAAATGGTGTTGCTCATCGGCGCCCCTGGCAGTGGGAAAAGCAAAATTCTGAGAGAATTAGCCAGCATGCGCGGTTGGAAATATGTTGAAGGTAAAGAGATATTGCCGAGAGAATGGCGTCCAACGGCTCATGTGTCGCGGCAGGCGGAAGCGGCCAGGGCGGTAACGAAGGCCTTGGCGGCGCTGGAAGCCGAAGTGGTACTGCTGGATAATATGCGGAATTTTTTTGCAGCTGAGTTGGAACTGCAGCCGGTAGAATTGCTGCGGACTATTAGCAAAAAGCAGGTGTTGCTGGTGGCTTGGCCCGGGGAATATCAAGAGGGTGTAATTTCACATTTGCGGGGAGCGACTGGCGAACGGTTGGAGTATCCGTTGACCGATATTACGGTCATTCAAATCGACTAA
- the rplK gene encoding 50S ribosomal protein L11 produces MAKKVIKLVKLQVPAGKATPAPPVGPALGQAGVNIMAFVKDFNERTAAQAGLIIPVEITVFEDRSFTFITKTPPAAVLLKKAAGLEKASGEPNKKKVAKLQRDKVREIAESKMADLNAANVDSAMRMIEGTARSMGIDIID; encoded by the coding sequence ATGGCAAAAAAAGTAATCAAACTCGTAAAATTGCAAGTTCCCGCAGGCAAAGCCACTCCGGCGCCTCCGGTAGGCCCTGCGTTAGGTCAGGCTGGCGTGAACATCATGGCGTTTGTAAAGGACTTCAATGAAAGAACAGCGGCTCAGGCGGGATTAATCATTCCGGTTGAAATCACTGTTTTTGAAGATCGTTCCTTTACCTTCATTACTAAGACTCCTCCGGCTGCTGTATTGCTCAAGAAAGCTGCCGGTCTTGAAAAGGCGTCTGGTGAGCCAAACAAGAAAAAGGTTGCGAAACTGCAGCGCGACAAAGTGCGCGAAATTGCGGAAAGCAAAATGGCGGATTTGAATGCCGCTAACGTGGATTCTGCAATGCGTATGATTGAAGGCACTGCTCGCAGCATGGGCATTGACATCATCGACTAA
- a CDS encoding undecaprenyl-diphosphate phosphatase, whose amino-acid sequence MVWYIAIILGIVQGLGEFLPISSSAHLILVRWLFGWDAVIAGMGGNIDVALDVALHVGTLLAVLIYFFRDWLELLVGGLTTGLKSREGKMFWWLVAATIPGGVVGLLFESFIDKFIRSQPLIIAVGLAVMGIILYYVDKKMPQYIRYENMTFRQTLLIGASQALALIPGVSRSGITMTVARMLGLSRAAAAKFSFLLATPIIAGAALKHTPDIIQHVTHPLFLIGTLTSAVVGLFCISFLLKYLQKNNFAIFAVYRLFLAALIVAVYAWRSAGN is encoded by the coding sequence ATGGTGTGGTACATTGCTATTATTTTGGGGATTGTGCAGGGCTTGGGCGAGTTTTTGCCTATTTCCAGTTCGGCGCATTTGATTTTGGTGCGGTGGCTTTTTGGTTGGGATGCGGTGATTGCTGGCATGGGGGGCAATATTGATGTGGCTCTTGATGTGGCCCTTCATGTAGGAACGTTGCTGGCGGTCTTGATCTATTTTTTTCGAGATTGGCTGGAATTGCTTGTGGGCGGCTTGACGACGGGGCTGAAATCTCGTGAAGGCAAGATGTTTTGGTGGCTGGTGGCGGCGACCATTCCCGGCGGAGTTGTCGGTTTGCTTTTTGAATCATTTATCGACAAGTTTATCCGGTCCCAGCCGCTGATTATTGCGGTGGGGTTGGCTGTAATGGGGATTATTCTCTACTATGTAGATAAAAAGATGCCACAGTATATCCGCTATGAAAATATGACTTTTCGCCAGACTTTGCTCATTGGAGCCTCGCAAGCTTTGGCGCTGATACCGGGAGTTTCTCGTTCCGGCATTACGATGACAGTAGCGAGAATGCTGGGGTTATCACGGGCGGCAGCGGCCAAATTCTCCTTTTTATTAGCGACGCCTATTATTGCGGGGGCGGCTCTTAAGCATACGCCGGACATTATTCAACACGTAACGCATCCGCTTTTCTTAATTGGAACGCTTACTTCCGCCGTCGTGGGTTTGTTTTGTATCAGCTTTCTGCTCAAGTATTTGCAGAAGAATAATTTTGCCATTTTCGCGGTATATCGCTTGTTCTTGGCGGCTTTAATCGTTGCAGTGTATGCTTGGCGCAGCGCTGGAAATTAG
- the rplA gene encoding 50S ribosomal protein L1 has translation MAKFGKKYQEAAKLVDADKLYEAAEAVELVKKILTAKFDETVEVAVKLGVDPKHADQQVRGAVVLPHGTGKTKNVLVFAKGEKAKEAEAAGADIVGAEELVQKIQGGWTDFDVAVATPDMMGLVGRLGKVLGPRGLMPNPKVGTVTLDVTRAINEIKAGKIEYRTDKAGNIHAPIGKGSFESAKLLENFQTLIDTLNKAKPSASKGQYMRAITVSTTMGPGIKINPTRAAAGKKE, from the coding sequence ATGGCTAAATTCGGTAAGAAGTATCAAGAAGCCGCCAAATTGGTGGATGCCGACAAGCTGTATGAAGCTGCTGAAGCGGTTGAGCTTGTCAAAAAAATTCTTACTGCCAAATTTGACGAAACCGTTGAAGTGGCTGTAAAATTGGGTGTTGATCCTAAGCATGCGGATCAGCAGGTGCGCGGTGCAGTAGTATTGCCGCACGGCACAGGCAAAACCAAAAATGTTTTGGTTTTTGCTAAAGGCGAAAAAGCCAAAGAAGCCGAAGCCGCTGGCGCTGACATTGTTGGTGCTGAGGAATTGGTGCAAAAAATCCAAGGTGGCTGGACTGATTTCGACGTAGCTGTTGCTACGCCTGACATGATGGGCCTTGTAGGTCGCTTGGGTAAAGTTTTGGGACCTCGCGGTTTGATGCCAAACCCCAAGGTGGGTACGGTTACGCTTGACGTGACTCGCGCCATCAATGAAATTAAAGCTGGTAAGATTGAGTACCGTACCGATAAAGCTGGTAATATCCATGCTCCGATCGGCAAAGGTTCTTTTGAAAGCGCTAAGCTGCTGGAAAACTTCCAGACCCTCATTGACACCTTGAATAAGGCGAAACCTTCTGCTTCTAAAGGGCAGTATATGCGGGCCATTACTGTCAGCACGACCATGGGACCTGGAATTAAAATCAATCCTACCCGTGCTGCAGCAGGCAAAAAAGAATAA
- the rpoB gene encoding DNA-directed RNA polymerase subunit beta, which translates to MFKPVPVGKRVRYSYAKIDEVLDMPNLIEIQKRSYDWFLEEGLQEIFQDISPIQDFTGNLQLSFEGFSLGEPKYSVEECKERDVTFAAPLKVNVRLINRETGEIKEQEVFMGEFPLMTETGTFIINGAERVIVSQLVRSPGAYYGETIDTSGKKLYHATVIPNRGAWLELETDANDVISVRVDRTRKLPATVLVRALGYASNSVIAELFAEDTRIQATLERDSTSSKEEALVEIYKRLRPGEPPTVENAQQLLESLFFDPKRYDLATVGRYKLGKKLGWRRRLMGKTLAQPLVDESTGEVVAEEGTVLDEQALNAVEASGLFEGDRLNVAYIRNKEGQAIKVIANPNLPYQHRTITRQDIIAAINYLLNLMEGFGNTDDIDHLGNRRLRSVGELLQNQFRIGLSRMERVVKERMTIQEVDGIYPQALINIRPVVAAIKEFFGSSQLSQFMDQTNPLAELTHKRRLSALGPGGLSRERAGFEVRDVHHSHYGRMCPIETPEGPNIGLIGSLSTFGRINAFGFIETPYRKIDKVNRIVTKEVAYLTADEEDEGICAQANEEITPEGWFAHPRVTVRYRHDTLVVPAEQVDYVDVSPKQVVSIATAMIPFLENDDANRALMGANMQRQAVPLLRTQAPLVGTGMEYRAACDSGVVILAKSDGVIERVSALEVGLRCDDGRLETYRMTKFMRSNQGTCINQKPIVRKDERVVRGQVLADGPATDRGELALGFNVLVAFMPWEGYNYEDAILLSEKLVKEDVYTSIHIEEYECEARDTKLGPEEITRDIPNVAEDALKDIDERGIIRIGAEVRPGDILVGKVTPKGETELTAEERLLRAIFGEKAREVRDTSLKVPHGEAGKIVDVKVFTRENGDELPPGVNQLVRVYIAQKRKISVGDKMAGRHGNKGVVSRIMREEDMPFLPDGTPVQIVLNPLGVPSRMNIGQILETHLGMAAHALGMQIKQGAPDIAERLEGLGYDVKAKGMPQPDVAGLHLATPVFDGAGESEIFDTLRAAGLPENGKTVLYDGRTGEPFDNPVTVGFVYMLKLAHLVDDKIHARSTGPYSLVTQQPLGGKAQFGGQRFGEMEVWALEAYGAAYTLQELLTVKSDDVVGRVKTYEAIVKGENVPEPGVPESFKVLIKELQSIGLDIKILTEDAQEILIRDTDEDIQETAKELELNLAGEAPHAPAHPESHYADSPSEEAEEASDEPDVLEGFDIIAELGDLSSAEPENGESDEDGQKGASKKLKLKEKKLSQKDFLADLENYDE; encoded by the coding sequence ATGTTCAAACCTGTTCCTGTAGGAAAGAGAGTCAGGTACAGCTACGCAAAGATTGATGAAGTACTTGACATGCCCAACCTGATCGAGATTCAGAAGAGGTCGTATGACTGGTTTTTGGAAGAAGGATTGCAGGAAATCTTCCAGGATATCTCGCCCATTCAGGATTTTACGGGCAATTTGCAGCTTTCCTTTGAAGGCTTCTCCCTGGGAGAACCGAAGTATTCCGTTGAGGAATGCAAAGAGCGGGACGTTACCTTTGCGGCGCCGCTCAAGGTAAATGTGCGCTTAATCAACCGGGAAACTGGCGAGATTAAGGAGCAAGAAGTGTTTATGGGTGAGTTTCCGTTAATGACGGAAACCGGCACGTTCATTATTAATGGTGCAGAACGTGTTATTGTTAGTCAGCTGGTTCGTTCTCCTGGTGCTTATTATGGAGAAACGATTGATACCAGCGGCAAAAAGTTGTATCATGCAACCGTCATTCCAAATCGTGGCGCGTGGTTGGAACTGGAAACAGATGCCAACGACGTGATTTCCGTGCGCGTTGACCGGACTAGAAAACTGCCGGCAACTGTTTTGGTGCGTGCTTTAGGCTATGCATCGAATAGTGTAATAGCAGAACTTTTTGCTGAAGATACGCGCATTCAAGCTACTTTGGAACGTGACAGCACCAGCTCGAAAGAAGAAGCGCTGGTGGAAATCTATAAACGTCTGCGTCCTGGTGAACCGCCGACAGTTGAAAATGCGCAACAGTTGCTGGAATCGCTATTTTTCGATCCTAAACGGTATGATTTGGCAACGGTCGGGCGTTACAAGCTAGGCAAAAAATTGGGATGGCGTCGGCGTTTGATGGGCAAAACCTTGGCTCAGCCGTTAGTTGACGAGTCTACGGGGGAAGTTGTAGCAGAAGAAGGGACTGTTCTTGACGAGCAGGCTTTGAATGCGGTAGAAGCGTCTGGTCTGTTTGAAGGGGATCGCCTAAATGTAGCTTATATTCGCAATAAGGAAGGCCAGGCTATTAAAGTCATTGCCAATCCGAACTTGCCATATCAGCACCGGACGATTACTCGCCAGGATATCATTGCTGCTATTAACTATTTGCTGAACTTGATGGAAGGATTCGGTAATACCGATGATATCGATCACTTAGGCAACCGTCGTCTGCGTTCTGTTGGCGAATTGCTGCAAAACCAGTTCCGTATTGGCCTTTCGCGTATGGAACGGGTTGTAAAAGAACGGATGACGATTCAAGAGGTCGATGGAATTTATCCGCAGGCTTTGATTAATATTCGCCCGGTTGTGGCTGCAATTAAAGAGTTTTTCGGTTCCAGTCAGCTTTCTCAGTTTATGGACCAAACTAATCCGTTGGCGGAATTGACGCATAAACGCCGCCTCAGCGCCTTGGGACCAGGCGGTTTGAGCCGTGAACGCGCCGGCTTTGAAGTTCGCGACGTTCACCATTCTCACTATGGCCGCATGTGTCCTATTGAGACGCCGGAAGGTCCGAATATCGGTCTAATCGGCTCGTTGTCCACTTTTGGACGCATCAACGCTTTTGGCTTTATCGAAACTCCTTATCGGAAAATTGACAAAGTCAATCGCATTGTTACCAAAGAAGTGGCCTATTTGACTGCCGACGAAGAAGATGAGGGCATTTGCGCCCAGGCGAACGAAGAAATTACGCCCGAAGGTTGGTTTGCCCATCCGCGCGTAACAGTGCGTTATCGCCATGATACATTGGTTGTGCCTGCTGAGCAGGTCGACTATGTTGACGTGTCTCCGAAACAGGTTGTGTCCATTGCGACGGCGATGATTCCTTTCTTGGAAAACGATGATGCTAACCGCGCTCTCATGGGTGCGAACATGCAGCGTCAAGCGGTACCGCTTCTTAGGACGCAGGCGCCGTTGGTCGGAACCGGTATGGAATATCGTGCGGCCTGTGATTCAGGCGTTGTAATTCTAGCGAAAAGCGACGGTGTAATTGAACGGGTTAGCGCTCTGGAAGTTGGCCTGCGCTGCGATGACGGACGTCTGGAAACCTATCGGATGACTAAATTTATGCGTTCCAACCAAGGAACTTGCATTAACCAAAAGCCTATTGTTCGCAAAGACGAGCGTGTGGTGCGTGGCCAGGTGTTGGCAGACGGACCAGCTACTGACCGAGGCGAACTGGCTTTGGGCTTTAACGTTCTGGTGGCATTCATGCCTTGGGAAGGCTACAACTACGAGGATGCCATTCTTTTGAGCGAAAAGCTGGTGAAAGAAGACGTCTATACATCGATTCATATTGAAGAGTATGAATGCGAGGCTCGGGATACCAAATTGGGTCCTGAAGAAATCACCCGCGATATTCCCAATGTGGCGGAAGACGCCTTGAAGGATATCGATGAACGCGGCATTATCCGTATCGGCGCCGAAGTACGGCCCGGTGATATTCTGGTTGGCAAAGTTACTCCTAAGGGGGAGACGGAGCTGACGGCGGAAGAGCGTCTATTGAGGGCTATTTTCGGTGAGAAAGCCCGCGAAGTTCGTGATACGTCTTTGAAAGTGCCTCACGGCGAAGCCGGTAAAATCGTTGATGTTAAGGTGTTTACTCGCGAAAATGGCGACGAATTGCCGCCAGGTGTCAACCAATTAGTGCGCGTCTATATTGCGCAAAAACGGAAAATTTCCGTAGGCGATAAAATGGCTGGTCGTCATGGTAACAAGGGTGTTGTTTCACGCATTATGCGTGAAGAAGACATGCCGTTCTTGCCAGATGGCACGCCGGTACAAATTGTGCTCAACCCGTTGGGCGTACCATCACGTATGAACATCGGCCAGATTCTAGAGACACATTTAGGGATGGCGGCGCACGCGCTGGGCATGCAGATTAAGCAAGGAGCGCCGGATATTGCCGAACGTCTCGAAGGTTTGGGATATGATGTTAAAGCGAAGGGCATGCCTCAGCCGGATGTTGCTGGTTTACATTTAGCAACGCCGGTCTTTGACGGCGCTGGGGAAAGTGAAATCTTCGATACGCTACGTGCAGCTGGTTTGCCAGAAAACGGCAAAACCGTATTGTATGATGGTCGTACAGGGGAACCATTTGACAATCCTGTTACTGTCGGCTTTGTGTATATGCTGAAGCTGGCTCACTTGGTTGACGACAAAATCCATGCTCGTTCTACAGGTCCCTACTCGTTGGTAACGCAGCAGCCGCTGGGTGGTAAAGCGCAGTTCGGCGGTCAGCGTTTCGGTGAGATGGAAGTGTGGGCGCTGGAAGCATATGGCGCCGCCTATACATTGCAAGAATTGCTTACTGTTAAGTCCGATGACGTGGTTGGCCGTGTTAAGACGTACGAAGCCATTGTCAAAGGCGAAAATGTGCCGGAGCCTGGCGTGCCGGAATCGTTCAAGGTTTTGATCAAAGAATTACAGAGCATCGGTCTCGATATCAAAATTTTAACAGAGGATGCGCAGGAAATTTTGATTCGTGATACCGATGAAGATATTCAGGAAACGGCCAAAGAGTTGGAGCTGAACCTGGCGGGCGAAGCGCCGCATGCCCCGGCCCACCCGGAAAGTCATTACGCCGATTCGCCTAGCGAGGAAGCGGAAGAAGCAAGCGATGAGCCGGACGTGCTGGAGGGCTTTGATATTATTGCCGAATTGGGAGATCTTTCTTCTGCCGAACCAGAAAACGGCGAGTCGGATGAAGATGGCCAAAAGGGTGCCTCCAAAAAACTGAAATTAAAAGAAAAAAAGCTCAGTCAAAAAGATTTTCTGGCTGATCTGGAAAATTACGACGAGTAA
- the tuf gene encoding elongation factor Tu, translated as MAKQKFERNKPHVNIGTIGHVDHGKTTLTAAITKVLSKTGGAQFMGYDMIDKAPEERERGITINTAHVEYETANRHYAHVDCPGHADYVKNMITGAAQMDGGILVVSAADGPMPQTREHILLSRQVGVPALVVFLNKADMVDDPELMELVEMEVRELLSSYEFPGDDIPVISGSALKALEGEPEYEQKILDLMEAVDSYIPTPERDTDKAFLMPVEDVFTITGRGTVATGRVERGVVKVGDTIEIVGMMEAAKQTVCTGVEMFRKLLDSAVAGDNIGALLRGVERKDIQRGQVLAKPGSIKPHTKFKGEVYVLSKEEGGRHTPFFNGYRPQFYFRTTDVTGVITLPEGTEMVMPGDNVQMEIELITPIAVEEGLRFAIREGGRTVGAGVVTAINA; from the coding sequence ATGGCAAAACAGAAATTTGAAAGAAACAAGCCCCATGTGAATATCGGTACCATCGGTCACGTTGACCATGGCAAAACGACGCTGACTGCGGCCATCACGAAAGTGCTGTCCAAAACCGGTGGCGCTCAATTCATGGGTTACGACATGATCGACAAGGCGCCGGAAGAGCGCGAACGCGGCATCACCATCAACACTGCCCACGTTGAGTACGAGACGGCTAACCGTCACTACGCTCACGTGGACTGCCCTGGTCATGCTGACTATGTTAAAAACATGATCACTGGTGCTGCGCAGATGGACGGCGGCATTCTGGTGGTAAGCGCCGCTGACGGCCCGATGCCCCAGACCCGCGAGCACATCCTGCTGAGCCGCCAGGTTGGCGTACCGGCATTGGTTGTCTTCTTGAACAAAGCGGACATGGTTGACGATCCGGAACTGATGGAATTGGTGGAAATGGAAGTTCGCGAATTGCTCTCGAGCTACGAATTCCCCGGCGACGACATCCCGGTCATCAGCGGTTCGGCCTTGAAAGCTCTGGAAGGCGAACCTGAGTATGAGCAGAAAATCCTTGATTTGATGGAAGCTGTTGACAGCTACATCCCGACTCCAGAACGCGATACCGACAAAGCATTCCTGATGCCTGTCGAGGATGTCTTCACGATTACTGGCCGCGGCACCGTGGCTACAGGTCGTGTGGAACGTGGCGTTGTCAAAGTGGGCGACACGATCGAAATCGTAGGTATGATGGAAGCGGCTAAACAAACGGTCTGCACAGGCGTGGAAATGTTCCGCAAATTGCTGGACTCTGCTGTAGCCGGCGACAACATCGGCGCGCTGCTGCGCGGCGTAGAGCGTAAGGACATCCAGCGCGGCCAGGTTTTGGCTAAGCCGGGTTCCATTAAGCCTCATACGAAATTCAAAGGCGAAGTATACGTACTGTCTAAGGAAGAAGGCGGTCGTCATACCCCGTTCTTTAACGGCTATCGTCCGCAGTTCTACTTCCGTACGACCGACGTAACTGGCGTGATCACCCTGCCGGAAGGCACGGAAATGGTTATGCCTGGCGACAACGTGCAGATGGAAATCGAACTGATTACCCCCATCGCCGTTGAAGAAGGTCTGCGTTTTGCTATCCGCGAAGGCGGCCGCACCGTCGGCGCCGGCGTAGTTACCGCAATCAACGCGTAA
- the secE gene encoding preprotein translocase subunit SecE gives MAAQETAAQGTAQWKRFFREVRAELKKVTWPTRKELLSYTSIVFVATVAVAMLIWIIDAGFSGLLRAVIK, from the coding sequence ATGGCTGCTCAGGAGACTGCGGCGCAAGGAACTGCGCAGTGGAAACGCTTTTTCCGTGAAGTTCGGGCAGAACTTAAAAAAGTGACTTGGCCGACTCGCAAGGAATTGCTTTCGTATACAAGCATAGTATTTGTTGCCACCGTGGCAGTAGCCATGCTGATTTGGATCATCGATGCCGGCTTCAGCGGGTTGTTGCGTGCGGTGATCAAGTAA
- the rplL gene encoding 50S ribosomal protein L7/L12 — translation MTKEEIMQAIENMSVLELSELVKALEEKFGVSAAAPVAVAAAPAAGAAAAEEKTEFDVILASAGASKINVIKVVREATGLGLKEAKEMVDGAPKAIKEKVAKADADALKAKLEEAGATVEVK, via the coding sequence ATGACTAAAGAAGAAATTATGCAAGCTATTGAGAACATGAGCGTTCTCGAACTGTCCGAGCTGGTGAAAGCTCTGGAAGAAAAATTCGGTGTTAGTGCTGCTGCTCCTGTAGCTGTAGCTGCTGCTCCGGCTGCCGGCGCTGCCGCTGCTGAAGAAAAAACCGAGTTTGACGTGATTTTGGCCAGCGCTGGCGCTAGCAAAATCAACGTTATCAAAGTAGTTCGCGAAGCTACCGGCCTGGGCTTGAAAGAAGCCAAAGAAATGGTTGATGGCGCTCCGAAAGCCATCAAAGAAAAAGTTGCCAAAGCTGACGCTGATGCTCTGAAAGCTAAGCTGGAAGAAGCTGGCGCTACTGTCGAAGTAAAGTAA
- the rpmG gene encoding 50S ribosomal protein L33 has protein sequence MRNAITLACTECKQRNYQSNKNKKNDPDRIELSKYCKFCKKHTVHKETK, from the coding sequence ATGCGTAACGCGATTACGTTGGCTTGTACGGAATGCAAACAACGCAACTATCAGTCCAATAAGAACAAGAAAAACGATCCTGATCGTATTGAACTGAGCAAGTATTGCAAGTTTTGCAAGAAACATACCGTACACAAAGAAACGAAGTAA
- the sigH gene encoding RNA polymerase sporulation sigma factor SigH: MRFHSQNDLYGVFENMTDEEIVTDAKEKENSIALDFLINKYRNFVRAKARSYFLIGADREDIIQEGMIGLYKAIRDFRGDKLSSFRAFAELCVTRQIITAIKTATRQKHIPLNSYVSLNKPIYDEDSDRTLLDVLSGSKISDPEELVISREEFSDIEEKMGQILSDLEWKVLMAYLDGKSYQEIAVELDRHVKSIDNALQRVKRKLERYLDNRGEDGDAISRTLPTRELGVEFLGPDFRDKT; encoded by the coding sequence ATGCGGTTTCATTCGCAAAATGATTTGTACGGCGTATTCGAAAATATGACCGACGAAGAAATCGTCACCGATGCAAAAGAAAAAGAAAATTCCATTGCACTTGATTTTCTAATCAATAAATACCGGAACTTCGTAAGAGCAAAAGCCAGATCGTATTTTCTGATTGGCGCGGATCGCGAGGATATTATCCAAGAAGGCATGATTGGCCTGTATAAAGCCATTCGTGATTTTCGCGGGGATAAGTTGTCTTCGTTTCGAGCTTTTGCAGAACTTTGTGTTACTCGTCAAATTATAACGGCGATTAAGACGGCTACGCGGCAAAAACACATTCCATTGAACTCGTATGTTTCTCTCAACAAACCCATTTATGACGAAGATTCTGACCGGACATTGCTGGATGTGCTTTCGGGGTCGAAAATATCGGATCCCGAGGAACTGGTGATCAGCCGGGAAGAGTTCAGCGACATTGAAGAAAAAATGGGGCAGATTTTAAGCGACTTGGAATGGAAGGTTCTCATGGCGTACCTGGACGGCAAGTCGTATCAAGAGATTGCCGTAGAGCTGGATCGTCATGTAAAGTCCATTGACAATGCCTTGCAGCGGGTCAAACGGAAACTGGAACGGTATTTGGACAATCGAGGTGAAGATGGGGATGCCATCAGCCGCACGCTTCCAACACGAGAGTTGGGCGTGGAGTTTTTGGGACCTGATTTTCGCGATAAGACATGA
- the nusG gene encoding transcription termination/antitermination protein NusG, which produces MDSEKMWYVIHTYSGYENKVKANLERKVQSMGMENEIFNVLVPMEDEVEIKDGRKKVIKRKVFPGYVLVEMIVNDRSWYVVRNTPGVTGFVGSGTKPIPLSEAETRQILRSMGMEEKPKVDLELSQMVRIKSGAFEGWEAKVVHIDPEKGKLRVLVDMFGRETPVELDFTQIEKI; this is translated from the coding sequence ATGGATTCTGAAAAGATGTGGTATGTAATCCATACCTATTCTGGTTATGAAAACAAAGTAAAAGCCAACTTGGAGCGCAAAGTTCAGTCCATGGGCATGGAAAATGAGATCTTCAATGTTCTTGTGCCGATGGAAGATGAAGTGGAAATCAAGGATGGCCGTAAAAAGGTAATCAAACGCAAAGTCTTTCCGGGCTACGTCCTGGTGGAAATGATCGTAAATGATCGTTCTTGGTATGTTGTTCGCAACACGCCAGGAGTCACCGGCTTTGTTGGCTCGGGAACCAAGCCGATTCCTTTGAGTGAAGCGGAAACGCGTCAGATTCTTCGTTCCATGGGGATGGAAGAAAAACCGAAAGTGGACTTGGAACTTTCACAGATGGTTCGGATTAAATCCGGAGCATTTGAAGGTTGGGAAGCTAAAGTTGTGCATATTGACCCGGAAAAGGGAAAATTGCGCGTGCTTGTCGATATGTTTGGCAGGGAAACGCCTGTAGAACTTGATTTCACTCAGATTGAAAAAATATAA